A stretch of the Aegilops tauschii subsp. strangulata cultivar AL8/78 chromosome 4, Aet v6.0, whole genome shotgun sequence genome encodes the following:
- the LOC109782894 gene encoding B3 domain-containing protein Os03g0120900 translates to MEFTAIRASTAAAGGCSSPPPADHKAEEEAAGAVEKEHMFDKVVTPSDVGKLNRLVIPKQHAEKYFPLDASSTDKGLLLSFEDRAGKPWRFRYSYWNSSQSYVMTKGWSRFVKEKRLDAGDTVSFGRGVGEAARGRLFIDWRRRPDVVLPPGHHRGFALPSVPFSPWMAHPAGPGGAGGRMFLQATTPATVYDYDAYQHHHQRRHIGYDGYGAAPGRQVLFYQPQQHYHHQHQSLVLESVPVRMVAAPEHPEASAVATSGSKRVRLFGVNLECAADAEEDFSGPGRTATTALQLLSPASSSSSSSGKARCSLNLDL, encoded by the coding sequence ATGGAGTTCACCGCAATCAGGGCCTCCACGGCGGCCGCTGGTGGCTGCTCTTCGCCGCCTCCGGCAGATCATAaggccgaggaggaggcggcgggggcggtggAGAAGGAGCACATGTTCGACAAGGTCGTGACCCCGAGCGACGTGGGCAAGCTGAACCGGCTGGTGATCCCGAAGCAGCACGCGGAGAAGTACTTCCCGCTCGACGCCTCCTCCACCGACAAGGGCCTCCTGCTCAGCTTCGAGGACCGCGCCGGCAAGCCCTGGCGCTTCCGCTACTCCTATTGGAACAGCAGCCAGAGCTACGTCATGACCAAGGGCTGGAGCCGCTTCGTCAAGGAGAAGCGCCTCGACGCCGGGGACACCGTCTCCTTCGGCCGCGGCGTCGGGGAGGCCGCCAGGGGCAGGCTCTTCATCGACTGgcgccgccgccccgacgtcGTCCTCCCGCCCGGGCACCACCGAGGTTTTGCTCTCCCCTCTGTGCCCTTCTCTCCGTGGATGGCGCATCCGGCCGGACCCGGCGGCGCTGGCGGCAGGATGTTCCTCCAGGCGACTACGCCGGCGACCGTCTACGACTACGACGCctaccagcaccaccaccagcggCGACACATCGGGTACGACGGCTACGGGGCGGCACCCGGCAGGCAGGTGCTGTTCTACCAGCCGCAGCAGCACTACCACCACCAGCACCAGTCGCTGGTCCTGGAGTCGGTGCCGGTGCGCATGGTCGCCGCGCCAGAGCACCCGGAGGCGTCCGCGGTGGCGACGTCGGGGTCGAAGCGGGTGCGGCTCTTCGGGGTGAACCTCGAGTGCGCGGCGGACGCCGAGGAGGACTTCAGCGGGCCCGGGAGAACGGCGACAACGGCGCTGCAACTGCtgtcgccggcctcctcctcatcgtcgtcgtcCGGGAAAGCGAGGTGCTCTTTGAATCTTGACTTGTGA